The genomic stretch TTACTATACCAAATTATAACAGCCTGTGTTATAATGTAGTCATAAAATATACGTCATATTTCTACAAAATATTTTTTTGAAACTTGTAGATGCTCGGTGCTTTCCACCGATAAAGGCAAAACCAGCGAAAGCTGGTGACGCAAAGCTAGAGGGCCTTAACTTATGCAGAGCATAAGCTGGCAGCCAGTTACCGAAAGGGGAGTTTTTTGTGTATAATTTTTTAAGAAAAAGTGTATTGTTTCTATTAATAGCAGTATTTTTAATAAGTACAGCAGGATATTCTATTACTGCAAAGGCAGCGGATTCTTTTCTTGACAAGAGTGAATTAGAAAAAGGAATCGTAACAGTAAACTACCAAATAGATGCCAAGGCTCTTGCAAAAGTAAGAGTAACAAAAAAAGACACGCAATACATATATGATCTGAAAGATGGAATGAGGCTTCCTCTTCAATCAGGAAACGGAAGCTATAGAGTTGAAATTCTTCTTCATGTTGAAGGAAACAAATATCGTAAGGCAGCCGAAGAAACGGTAGAATACAATACGGATAACGGTAAATCAATTTATCTTCAGAGTAACACCGTGGTTTATTGGCAGTCGGATATGAAGGCAGTTGCAAAAGCAGAGAAACTAACGGAGAATGCCAAAACGGATTCAGAAAAAGTACTGGCAATCTATAATTACATCGTTAAGAATGTCAAGTATGACACGAAGAAAGCCCGTACCGTAGAAGCTGGTTATATTCCTTCTGTAAATGATATATTTAAAACCAATCTCGGAATCTGCTATGACTATTCCGTTTTGTTCGCCTCTATGTTAAGAAGCATAGGAGTACCCGTTAAAGTACTTATGGGATCATCCTCTGATGTAACGGAGTATCATTCCTGGAATCAGGTATATTTAAGTGATAAGAAGTCCTGGATCCTTGTAGATACGACACTCGATGCCGGAAAGACAGCAAAAAGCATCAGCACCCTTTCTAAAGATGCTGGACATTATTCAGCCGACAGACAATACTAACTGGTATTGATTTAAAAAGTTTGTTCTTTCTTCCTATAACAATATATTGAAAAAGAGTACTGCGGATAAATTACCCCTATTTGCAGATACTCTTTTTTATTGGAAAAAAATATCTGCATAAATTGTTGAAAAAATTAAAAAAAATCTAAAAAAATACCTTGCATTATTGATTTTACTATAGTATAATTAGTACTGTTGTGACATTGATAGCGTAGAAACGTGAGGTTGCTACATACATATGTAGGTTTTCCGTGGAGCGAATGTCAAGTTATGAAACTGGCGACAAGTCACTGTACAAATTAAGATTCTGCGATTCCGAGCAGATTCGTGTGAGTTACCCTTAAGGGATCGGCTTCCTAGCTTTGGTGAGCCTTTTAAGGACCTTATGAACGGGACACACACGGCCAAGTGTACAGTCACCGCTTGTCGTACTGCAATTAAGTGCGAAAAGGAGGCGACTTTTTTTATGGCAAGTCAAGTAATGAGGATTACATTGAAAGCGTATGATCATCAGTTAATCGATCAGTCAGCTGCGAAAATCATCGAGACTGTAAAAAAGACAGGATCAAAGGTGAGTGGACCCGTACCCCTACCTACTAAGAAGGAAGTAGTAACAATTCTTAGAGCGGTACACAAATACAAGGATTCAAGAGAGCAGTTCGAGCAGAGAACTCACAAGAGATTAATCGATATCATCACACCTAC from Anaerocolumna sp. AGMB13020 encodes the following:
- the rpsJ gene encoding 30S ribosomal protein S10: MASQVMRITLKAYDHQLIDQSAAKIIETVKKTGSKVSGPVPLPTKKEVVTILRAVHKYKDSREQFEQRTHKRLIDIITPTQKTVDSLSRLEMPAGVYIDIKMKTK
- a CDS encoding transglutaminase-like domain-containing protein, which produces MYNFLRKSVLFLLIAVFLISTAGYSITAKAADSFLDKSELEKGIVTVNYQIDAKALAKVRVTKKDTQYIYDLKDGMRLPLQSGNGSYRVEILLHVEGNKYRKAAEETVEYNTDNGKSIYLQSNTVVYWQSDMKAVAKAEKLTENAKTDSEKVLAIYNYIVKNVKYDTKKARTVEAGYIPSVNDIFKTNLGICYDYSVLFASMLRSIGVPVKVLMGSSSDVTEYHSWNQVYLSDKKSWILVDTTLDAGKTAKSISTLSKDAGHYSADRQY